The Flavobacterium piscisymbiosum genome includes a region encoding these proteins:
- the rpsD gene encoding 30S ribosomal protein S4, giving the protein MARYTGPKTRIARKFGEAIFGDDKSFEKRNYPPGQHGMAKKRGKKSEYAVQLMEKQKAKYSYGILEKQFRNLFKKASATKGVTGEVLLQLCEARLDNVVFRMGIAPSRRGARQLVSHRHVTVNGEVVNIASYHLKPGDKVAVREKSKSLEAIERSLSNSSHVYEWITWNNDLKEGTFVSVPARLQIPENIKEQLIVELYNK; this is encoded by the coding sequence ATGGCAAGATATACTGGTCCAAAAACTAGAATTGCTCGTAAATTTGGCGAAGCAATCTTCGGAGATGATAAATCTTTCGAAAAAAGAAATTACCCACCTGGACAACACGGGATGGCTAAAAAAAGAGGTAAAAAATCTGAGTACGCTGTTCAGTTAATGGAAAAGCAAAAAGCTAAATATTCTTACGGAATTTTAGAAAAACAATTCAGAAATTTATTCAAAAAAGCATCAGCTACTAAAGGTGTTACTGGTGAAGTTCTTTTACAATTATGTGAAGCAAGATTAGATAACGTTGTTTTTAGAATGGGTATCGCTCCTTCTAGAAGAGGTGCTAGACAATTAGTTTCTCACAGACACGTTACTGTAAATGGTGAAGTTGTAAATATCGCTTCTTACCACCTTAAACCTGGTGATAAAGTTGCAGTTCGTGAAAAATCTAAATCTTTAGAAGCTATCGAACGTTCTTTATCAAATTCAAGTCATGTTTATGAATGGATTACTTGGAACAATGATCTTAAAGAAGGAACTTTCGTTTCTGTACCTGCAAGACTTCAGATTCCAGAAAACATTAAAGAACAATTAATCGTAGAGTTGTACAACAAATAA
- the carA gene encoding glutamine-hydrolyzing carbamoyl-phosphate synthase small subunit: protein MKYTTRQSAILLLSDGTIFHGKSIGISGKTFGEVCFNTGMTGYQEIFTDPSYFGQIMVATNTHIGNYGVNDLEVESDSIKIAGLVCKNFSFNYSREDASGSLEDYFIKQNLICISDVDTRALVSYIRDNGAMNAVICTDGTSIEDLKKELANVPNMEGLELASKVSTTEPYFFGDENATYKISALDLGIKKNILRNLAKRDCYIKVFPYNSTYKDLAEFNPDGYFLSNGPGDPDPLFGAIEVAKEILANDNPLFGICLGHQVIALANGVQTYKMFNGHRGINHPVKNIITGKGEVTSQNHGFAVNKEALDNHPDLEITHLHLNDGTVAGMRMRNKNCFSVQYHPEASPGPHDSSYLFDQFVENIKGASAKTM, encoded by the coding sequence ATGAAATACACTACACGACAAAGCGCCATTTTATTACTAAGTGATGGAACAATTTTTCACGGGAAATCTATCGGAATTAGCGGTAAAACTTTTGGTGAAGTTTGTTTTAATACTGGAATGACAGGATATCAGGAGATTTTTACAGATCCTTCTTATTTTGGTCAAATAATGGTAGCAACTAATACACATATTGGTAACTATGGTGTTAATGATTTAGAAGTTGAATCTGATAGTATCAAAATTGCTGGTTTGGTTTGTAAAAACTTTAGTTTTAATTATTCAAGAGAAGATGCTTCAGGAAGTTTAGAAGATTATTTTATTAAGCAAAATCTAATCTGTATTTCTGATGTTGATACCAGAGCACTAGTAAGCTACATTCGTGATAATGGTGCGATGAATGCTGTTATTTGTACAGATGGTACTTCGATTGAAGATTTGAAAAAAGAATTGGCTAATGTGCCAAATATGGAAGGTTTAGAGTTGGCGTCAAAAGTTTCAACTACTGAGCCTTATTTTTTTGGAGATGAAAACGCTACTTATAAGATTTCAGCTTTAGATTTAGGAATTAAAAAGAATATCCTAAGAAACCTTGCGAAAAGAGATTGTTATATCAAAGTGTTTCCATACAACTCTACTTATAAAGATCTGGCCGAATTTAATCCGGATGGATACTTCTTGTCAAATGGACCTGGAGATCCGGATCCTCTTTTTGGAGCTATTGAAGTAGCAAAGGAAATTTTGGCTAATGATAATCCGTTATTCGGAATTTGTTTGGGACATCAGGTAATTGCCTTAGCAAATGGTGTTCAGACTTATAAAATGTTTAATGGTCACCGCGGAATAAATCATCCGGTAAAAAATATTATTACGGGTAAAGGTGAGGTCACTTCTCAAAACCACGGTTTTGCTGTAAACAAAGAAGCATTGGATAATCATCCTGATTTAGAAATTACACATTTACATTTAAATGACGGAACTGTTGCTGGTATGCGTATGAGAAATAAGAATTGTTTTTCAGTACAATACCATCCAGAAGCAAGTCCTGGGCCACATGATTCTTCTTATTTATTCGATCAGTTTGTTGAGAATATAAAAGGAGCTTCTGCTAAAACGATGTAG
- the infA gene encoding translation initiation factor IF-1, whose translation MAKQSAIEQDGSIIEALSNAMFRVELENGHIVIAHISGKMRMHYIKLLPGDKVKLEMSPYDLSKARITYRY comes from the coding sequence ATGGCAAAACAATCAGCAATAGAACAAGACGGATCAATCATCGAAGCATTATCAAATGCGATGTTCCGTGTAGAGTTAGAAAATGGACATATCGTAATTGCTCATATTTCTGGTAAAATGCGTATGCATTACATCAAATTATTACCTGGTGATAAAGTGAAACTAGAAATGAGTCCTTATGATTTGTCAAAAGCAAGAATTACTTATCGATATTAA
- the rplO gene encoding 50S ribosomal protein L15 encodes MNLSNLQPAEGSTHNQNKRLGRGEGSGKGGTSARGHKGAKSRSGYSKKIGFEGGQMPLQRRVPKFGFTNINRKEYEGVNLDTLQLLVDNGVITDSVSMTDFVANRLATKNEIVKILGRGELKAKLKVTAHKFTATAKAAIEAAGGEAVTI; translated from the coding sequence ATGAATTTAAGTAACTTACAACCAGCTGAAGGGTCAACACACAATCAAAATAAAAGATTAGGTAGAGGAGAAGGTTCAGGAAAAGGTGGTACTTCTGCAAGAGGTCACAAAGGAGCAAAATCTCGTTCTGGTTATTCTAAAAAGATTGGTTTTGAGGGAGGGCAAATGCCACTTCAAAGACGTGTACCTAAGTTTGGTTTCACAAACATCAATCGTAAAGAATACGAAGGTGTTAATTTAGATACGCTTCAATTATTAGTAGACAATGGTGTGATTACTGATTCTGTTTCAATGACAGATTTCGTAGCTAATCGTCTTGCTACCAAAAATGAAATCGTTAAGATTTTAGGTAGAGGAGAATTGAAAGCAAAATTAAAAGTAACTGCCCACAAATTTACTGCTACTGCAAAAGCGGCTATTGAAGCTGCTGGTGGAGAAGCTGTAACTATATAA
- the rplR gene encoding 50S ribosomal protein L18 — MSLTKSDRRQRIRFRIRKSISGTATNPRLSVFRSNKEIYAQIIDDVNGVTLLSASSREKEIGKGTNVEIAAAVGKLVAEKALKAGIDTITFDRGGYLYHGRIKSLAEGARAAGLKF, encoded by the coding sequence ATGTCATTAACAAAATCTGATAGAAGACAGAGAATTAGATTCAGAATTAGAAAATCGATTAGTGGTACTGCTACTAACCCAAGACTATCTGTATTTAGAAGTAACAAAGAAATTTACGCTCAAATTATTGATGACGTAAACGGAGTTACTTTATTATCTGCATCTTCAAGAGAAAAAGAAATAGGAAAAGGTACTAACGTTGAAATCGCTGCTGCTGTTGGAAAACTAGTTGCTGAGAAAGCGTTAAAAGCTGGGATTGATACCATCACTTTTGATAGAGGTGGATATTTGTATCACGGTCGTATTAAATCATTAGCAGAAGGCGCAAGAGCGGCTGGACTTAAATTCTAA
- the eno gene encoding phosphopyruvate hydratase, translating to MSIIIKVHARQIFDSRGNPTIEVDVITENGVLGRAAVPSGASTGEHEAVELRDGGKAFLGKGVLNAVNNVNTVIAEELVGTSVFEQNTIDQLMIDLDGTPNKSKLGANAILGVSLAAAKAAANELGLPLYRYVGGVSANTLPVPMMNIINGGSHSDAPIAFQEFMIFPVKATSFSHSMQMGTEIFHSLKKVLHDRGLSTAVGDEGGFAPNLAGGTEDALDTIKLAVEKAGYTFGDEIMIALDCAASEFYVNGKYDYTKFEGETGKIRTSEEQADYLAELAAKYPIISIEDGMYEDDWDGWKYLTEKIGHKVQLVGDDLFVTNVERLSTGIEKGIANSILVKVNQIGTLTETIAAVNMAKNAGYTSVMSHRSGETEDNTIADLAVALNCGQIKTGSASRSDRMAKYNQLLRIEEELGSTAYFPGLNAFKIK from the coding sequence ATGAGTATTATAATAAAAGTTCACGCAAGACAAATTTTTGATTCTAGAGGTAATCCAACTATCGAAGTTGATGTAATTACTGAAAATGGAGTTTTAGGAAGAGCTGCTGTTCCGTCTGGAGCTTCAACTGGAGAACATGAGGCTGTTGAATTACGTGATGGAGGAAAAGCATTCTTAGGAAAAGGAGTTTTAAATGCAGTGAACAATGTAAATACTGTTATTGCTGAAGAATTAGTTGGTACTTCTGTTTTCGAACAAAATACAATTGATCAGTTAATGATTGATTTAGACGGGACTCCAAACAAATCTAAATTAGGAGCTAATGCAATTTTAGGAGTTTCTTTGGCTGCTGCAAAAGCTGCTGCTAACGAACTTGGATTGCCATTATACAGATATGTAGGAGGAGTTTCTGCTAATACATTACCTGTTCCAATGATGAATATCATTAACGGAGGTTCTCACTCTGATGCGCCTATTGCATTTCAGGAGTTTATGATCTTCCCTGTAAAAGCAACTTCTTTCTCTCATTCTATGCAAATGGGAACTGAAATTTTTCACAGTTTGAAAAAAGTATTACATGACAGAGGATTAAGTACTGCTGTAGGTGACGAAGGTGGTTTTGCTCCAAACTTGGCTGGTGGTACTGAGGATGCTTTAGATACTATCAAATTAGCTGTTGAAAAAGCTGGATATACTTTTGGAGACGAAATTATGATTGCTCTTGACTGTGCTGCTTCTGAGTTTTATGTAAACGGTAAATACGATTATACTAAATTTGAAGGAGAGACTGGAAAAATCAGGACTTCTGAAGAGCAAGCTGATTATTTAGCTGAACTTGCTGCTAAATATCCAATTATTTCTATTGAAGATGGTATGTACGAAGATGACTGGGATGGATGGAAATATTTAACTGAAAAAATTGGACACAAAGTTCAATTAGTAGGGGATGATTTGTTTGTTACTAATGTTGAGCGTCTTTCAACTGGAATCGAAAAAGGAATTGCAAATTCAATCTTAGTAAAAGTAAACCAAATTGGTACTTTAACTGAAACTATTGCAGCTGTAAACATGGCGAAAAATGCAGGGTATACTTCAGTAATGTCTCACCGTTCTGGAGAAACAGAAGATAATACAATTGCTGATTTAGCTGTAGCTTTAAACTGTGGTCAAATTAAGACAGGTTCTGCTTCTCGTTCTGATCGTATGGCAAAATACAATCAATTATTAAGAATCGAAGAAGAGTTAGGAAGTACTGCTTATTTCCCTGGATTAAACGCTTTCAAGATCAAATAA
- the ykgO gene encoding type B 50S ribosomal protein L36, with protein MKVRASVKKRSPECIIVRRKGRLYVINKKNPRFKQRQG; from the coding sequence ATGAAAGTTAGAGCATCAGTAAAAAAGAGAAGTCCCGAGTGCATCATTGTGCGTAGAAAAGGGAGATTGTACGTAATAAACAAAAAGAATCCTAGATTTAAACAAAGACAAGGATAA
- the rplF gene encoding 50S ribosomal protein L6 — MSRIGKSPIVIAAGVTVEVKDGIVTVKGKKGQLTQEFSDITVKVEGDQVLLERSSDHKDQRAKHGLYRSLINNMIIGVSEGFTKELELVGVGYRASNQGQKLDLALGYSHNIVLEIAPEVALETISEKGKNPIVKLTSFDKQLLGQVAAKIRGFRKPEPYKGKGVKFVGEVLRRKAGKSA; from the coding sequence ATGTCAAGAATAGGTAAAAGCCCAATTGTAATCGCTGCTGGAGTAACTGTAGAAGTTAAAGACGGTATCGTTACGGTAAAAGGAAAAAAAGGTCAACTAACTCAGGAGTTTTCGGACATTACTGTAAAAGTTGAAGGCGATCAGGTTCTTTTAGAAAGATCGTCTGATCATAAAGACCAAAGAGCAAAACACGGATTATACAGATCGTTAATCAATAACATGATAATTGGTGTATCTGAAGGTTTTACAAAAGAACTTGAATTAGTTGGAGTAGGTTATAGAGCTTCAAACCAAGGTCAAAAGTTAGATTTAGCTCTTGGATATTCTCACAATATTGTTTTAGAAATTGCTCCTGAAGTAGCTCTAGAAACAATATCTGAAAAAGGTAAAAACCCTATCGTAAAATTAACATCATTTGATAAACAACTTTTAGGTCAGGTTGCTGCGAAAATCAGAGGTTTCCGTAAGCCAGAGCCGTACAAAGGAAAAGGTGTTAAATTTGTGGGTGAAGTATTAAGAAGAAAAGCAGGTAAATCAGCTTAA
- a CDS encoding DNA-directed RNA polymerase subunit alpha has translation MAIFNFQKPDKVIMIDSTDFEGKFEFRPLEPGYGLTVGNALRRVLLSALEGYAITSVRIEGVDHEFSTISGVVEDVTEIILNLKQVRFKRQIEDIDNEAVTISVSGKDQLTAGDFQKFISGFQVLNPDLVICNLDSKIKLNFDLTIEKGRGYVPAEENKKQNAAIGTIFTDSIFTPVKNVKYAIENFRVEQKTDYEKLVFEIKTDGSINPKDALTEAAKVLIHHFMLFSDERITLEADEIAQTESYDEESLHMRQLLKTKLVDMDLSVRALNCLKAAEVDTLGDLVSFNKNDLMKFRNFGKKSLTELDELVAVKNLTFGMDLAKYKLDKE, from the coding sequence ATGGCAATATTTAATTTTCAAAAGCCCGATAAAGTTATCATGATCGATTCAACCGATTTTGAAGGTAAATTCGAATTTAGACCTTTAGAACCTGGTTATGGATTGACAGTTGGTAATGCACTTAGAAGAGTTTTGCTTTCAGCATTAGAAGGTTATGCAATTACATCTGTTCGTATCGAAGGTGTAGATCATGAGTTTTCTACTATTTCAGGTGTTGTTGAAGATGTTACCGAAATTATCCTTAATCTAAAACAAGTACGTTTCAAACGTCAAATTGAAGATATCGATAATGAAGCAGTTACAATTTCTGTTTCTGGTAAAGATCAACTAACAGCAGGTGATTTTCAAAAATTTATTTCAGGTTTCCAAGTGCTGAATCCAGACCTTGTTATCTGTAATTTAGATTCTAAAATCAAATTGAACTTCGATTTAACAATCGAAAAAGGTAGAGGATATGTTCCTGCTGAGGAGAACAAAAAACAGAACGCTGCAATTGGTACTATTTTTACAGACTCTATTTTTACTCCGGTAAAAAATGTAAAATACGCAATTGAAAACTTCCGTGTTGAGCAAAAAACAGATTATGAAAAATTAGTTTTTGAAATTAAAACTGATGGTTCTATTAATCCAAAAGATGCTCTTACTGAAGCTGCTAAAGTTTTAATTCACCACTTCATGTTATTTTCTGACGAAAGAATTACACTCGAGGCTGACGAAATTGCACAAACAGAATCGTATGATGAAGAGTCATTGCATATGAGACAATTGCTTAAAACTAAGCTTGTTGATATGGATTTATCTGTGAGAGCATTAAATTGCTTGAAAGCGGCTGAAGTTGATACACTTGGTGATTTAGTATCGTTCAATAAAAATGACCTAATGAAATTCCGTAATTTTGGTAAAAAATCTTTAACTGAGCTAGATGAACTTGTAGCTGTTAAGAATTTAACTTTCGGAATGGACTTAGCTAAATACAAATTAGATAAAGAATAA
- the rpmD gene encoding 50S ribosomal protein L30, whose protein sequence is MAKLLVKQVRSKINCPLSQKRGLEALGLRKMGQVVEHDSNPAILGMINKVKHLVSVEEAK, encoded by the coding sequence ATGGCTAAATTATTAGTAAAACAAGTAAGAAGCAAAATCAACTGTCCTCTTTCTCAAAAGAGAGGTTTGGAAGCTTTAGGTCTACGTAAAATGGGACAAGTTGTAGAGCATGATTCAAATCCTGCTATCCTTGGTATGATAAACAAAGTTAAACACTTAGTTTCTGTCGAAGAAGCTAAATAA
- the rpsE gene encoding 30S ribosomal protein S5, translating into MMSKYKNVELVKPSGLELKDRLVSVNRVTKVTKGGRAFGFSAIVVVGDENGVVGHGLGKSKDVSEAIAKAVEDAKKNLVKIPLNGQSVPHEQKGKFGGARVFLIPASHGTGVIAGGAVRSVLESVGIHDVLSKSQGSSNPHNVVKATFDALLQMRSAYTVAKQRGVSLEKVFKG; encoded by the coding sequence ATTATGTCTAAATACAAAAATGTAGAATTGGTAAAACCAAGTGGTCTTGAACTTAAAGATCGTCTGGTAAGTGTTAATCGTGTTACTAAAGTTACAAAAGGTGGTAGAGCTTTCGGTTTTTCTGCTATTGTAGTTGTAGGTGATGAAAACGGAGTAGTTGGTCATGGATTAGGAAAATCTAAAGACGTTTCTGAAGCAATTGCGAAAGCAGTAGAAGATGCTAAGAAAAATTTAGTAAAAATTCCTTTGAACGGACAATCTGTTCCTCACGAACAAAAAGGTAAATTTGGTGGTGCACGTGTATTCTTAATCCCTGCGTCTCATGGTACAGGAGTTATTGCTGGTGGAGCTGTTCGTTCAGTTCTTGAATCAGTAGGTATTCACGATGTATTATCTAAATCTCAAGGATCATCAAATCCTCATAACGTAGTGAAAGCAACTTTTGATGCTTTATTACAAATGAGAAGCGCTTACACTGTTGCAAAACAAAGAGGTGTTTCTTTAGAAAAAGTTTTTAAAGGTTAA
- the rplQ gene encoding 50S ribosomal protein L17 produces the protein MRHGKKFNHLSRQTGHRKAMLANMACSLIEHKRINTTVAKAKALKQFVEPLITKSKEDTTHNRRIVFAYLRSKYAVTDLFRDVAAKVGDRPGGYTRIIKVGNRLGDNADMAMIELVDFNELYNGGKKEVKKAKSRRGGKAKKAEETTPEAPAAESESTTEASE, from the coding sequence ATGAGACACGGAAAAAAATTCAATCACTTAAGCAGACAGACTGGACATAGAAAAGCTATGTTAGCTAATATGGCTTGTTCTCTTATTGAGCACAAACGTATTAACACTACTGTTGCTAAGGCTAAAGCGCTTAAACAATTCGTTGAGCCTTTAATCACAAAATCAAAAGAAGATACGACTCACAACCGTCGTATTGTTTTTGCTTACTTACGTAGTAAATATGCGGTAACTGACTTGTTCAGAGACGTAGCTGCTAAAGTTGGAGACCGTCCAGGTGGATACACTCGTATCATTAAAGTTGGAAATCGTTTGGGAGATAATGCTGATATGGCAATGATCGAACTTGTAGATTTCAATGAACTTTACAATGGTGGTAAAAAAGAAGTTAAAAAAGCTAAAAGCCGTCGTGGTGGTAAAGCAAAAAAAGCTGAGGAGACTACTCCTGAAGCTCCAGCTGCTGAATCAGAATCGACTACTGAAGCTTCTGAATAA
- the rpsH gene encoding 30S ribosomal protein S8 translates to MYTDPIADYLTRVRNAVAANHKVVEIPASNLKKEITKILFDQGYILSYKFEDNSVQGSIKIALKYDKDTKEPVIKDIQRISKPGLRKYAGAAKLPRILNGLGIAIVSTSKGLMTGKQAKQLNVGGEVICYVY, encoded by the coding sequence ATGTATACAGATCCTATTGCAGATTATTTGACTAGAGTTCGTAACGCTGTGGCTGCAAACCACAAAGTTGTTGAAATTCCAGCTTCTAATCTAAAAAAAGAAATAACTAAGATCTTATTTGATCAAGGTTATATCTTGAGTTACAAATTTGAAGACAACTCTGTTCAGGGTTCGATCAAAATTGCTTTGAAGTATGACAAAGATACTAAAGAGCCTGTAATTAAAGATATCCAAAGAATTAGTAAACCTGGTTTACGTAAATATGCAGGTGCTGCCAAATTACCAAGAATCCTTAACGGATTAGGAATTGCAATTGTTTCAACTTCAAAAGGTCTAATGACTGGAAAGCAAGCGAAACAATTAAATGTAGGTGGTGAAGTAATTTGTTACGTATACTAA
- the rpsN gene encoding 30S ribosomal protein S14 — MAKESMKAREVKREKTVAKYAEKRKALKEAGDFEGLQKLPKNASPVRLHNRCKLTGRPRGYIRQFGISRVTFREMANNGLIPGVKKASW; from the coding sequence ATGGCTAAAGAATCAATGAAAGCCCGCGAGGTTAAGAGAGAAAAAACGGTAGCAAAGTATGCTGAGAAAAGAAAAGCTTTGAAAGAGGCTGGAGATTTTGAAGGTTTACAAAAATTACCTAAAAATGCTTCACCAGTTCGTTTGCACAATCGTTGTAAATTAACAGGTAGACCAAGAGGGTATATCCGTCAATTCGGTATTTCACGTGTAACTTTCCGTGAAATGGCTAACAATGGGTTAATTCCTGGAGTTAAAAAGGCATCTTGGTAA
- the secY gene encoding preprotein translocase subunit SecY, protein MKKFIESISNVWKIEELKNRILITLGLLLVYRFGAHVTLPGIDATQLTGLAGQTKQGLGSILDMFTGGAFSKASVFALGIMPYISASIVVQLMGIAIPYLQKLQNDGESGRKKINQITRWLTIAITLVQGPTYIYNLYRTLPGSAFLLGFNSPEFLFSSVIILVTGTIFAMWLGEKITDKGIGNGISLLIMVGILARLPQAFIQEFTTRVTNNNGGPMLLVIEIIVWLLVIISCVLLTMAVRRIPVQYARRTTSGDYEQDLAGGNRQWIPLKLNASGVMPIIFAQAIMFIPAAVAGLSKSDTSQSIVGAFSNMFGFWYNFVFATLIIVFTFFYTAITVPTNKMADDLKRSGGFIPGVRPGAETSEFLDKVMSLITFPGSLFLALIAVFPAIVVSIMDVQQSWAMFFGGTSLIIMVGVAIDTIQQINSYLLNKHYDGLMKTGKNRKAVA, encoded by the coding sequence ATGAAGAAATTTATTGAATCAATAAGTAATGTTTGGAAAATCGAAGAACTGAAAAACAGAATCTTAATTACATTAGGATTGCTTTTAGTATATCGTTTTGGTGCACACGTAACGCTACCTGGAATTGACGCAACTCAATTAACAGGTTTAGCGGGACAAACTAAACAAGGTTTAGGATCAATCCTGGACATGTTTACAGGAGGTGCTTTCTCTAAAGCTTCAGTTTTTGCTTTAGGTATTATGCCTTATATTTCTGCATCTATTGTTGTTCAGTTAATGGGAATTGCTATTCCTTATTTGCAAAAACTTCAAAACGATGGAGAGAGTGGTAGAAAAAAGATTAATCAAATCACTCGTTGGTTGACTATAGCTATTACACTGGTTCAAGGTCCAACTTATATCTATAATTTATACAGAACGTTACCTGGAAGTGCATTCTTACTAGGCTTTAATTCACCTGAATTCTTGTTCTCTTCTGTTATTATCTTAGTTACAGGTACAATTTTTGCTATGTGGCTTGGAGAAAAAATTACAGATAAAGGTATTGGAAACGGAATTTCATTATTGATTATGGTTGGTATTTTGGCGCGTTTACCGCAAGCTTTTATCCAAGAGTTTACAACCAGAGTTACCAATAACAATGGTGGTCCAATGTTGTTAGTTATTGAAATTATTGTTTGGTTATTAGTAATCATTTCTTGTGTATTGCTTACAATGGCAGTACGTAGAATTCCTGTTCAATACGCTCGTCGTACAACAAGTGGGGATTACGAGCAAGATTTGGCAGGTGGTAATAGACAATGGATTCCTCTTAAGCTTAATGCTTCTGGGGTTATGCCTATCATTTTTGCTCAGGCGATTATGTTTATACCTGCAGCTGTAGCTGGATTGTCTAAATCAGACACATCACAATCTATTGTTGGCGCGTTTAGTAATATGTTCGGATTTTGGTATAACTTTGTATTTGCAACTTTAATTATTGTATTTACATTTTTCTATACTGCAATTACAGTTCCTACTAACAAAATGGCTGATGATTTAAAAAGAAGTGGTGGTTTTATTCCGGGCGTTCGTCCAGGAGCTGAAACTTCAGAATTTCTTGATAAAGTGATGTCTTTAATAACTTTCCCAGGATCTTTATTCCTTGCTTTGATTGCTGTGTTCCCAGCTATTGTTGTAAGTATTATGGATGTACAACAATCTTGGGCAATGTTTTTTGGAGGTACCTCGTTAATAATTATGGTTGGAGTTGCAATAGATACTATTCAACAAATCAATTCATACTTGTTAAACAAACATTATGATGGTTTAATGAAGACTGGTAAAAATAGAAAAGCAGTAGCTTAA
- the rpsK gene encoding 30S ribosomal protein S11 translates to MAKATAKKRKVIVESTGEAHISATFNNIIISLTNKKGEVISWSSAGKMGFRGSKKNTPYAAQMAAEDCSKVALEAGLKKVKVYVKGPGNGRESAIRSIHNGGIEVTEIIDVTPMPHNGCRPPKRRRV, encoded by the coding sequence ATGGCTAAAGCAACTGCAAAAAAACGTAAAGTTATCGTTGAATCAACGGGAGAAGCTCATATTTCTGCTACCTTCAATAACATCATCATTTCTTTGACAAACAAAAAAGGTGAAGTTATTTCTTGGTCTTCAGCTGGTAAAATGGGTTTTAGAGGTTCTAAAAAGAATACTCCATACGCAGCCCAAATGGCAGCAGAAGATTGTAGTAAAGTAGCTCTTGAGGCTGGACTTAAAAAAGTAAAAGTTTATGTAAAAGGACCAGGAAACGGACGTGAGTCTGCTATTCGTTCTATTCATAACGGTGGAATTGAAGTTACTGAGATTATCGATGTTACTCCAATGCCTCACAACGGATGTCGTCCTCCAAAAAGACGTAGAGTTTAA
- the rpsM gene encoding 30S ribosomal protein S13: MARIAGVDIPKNKRGVIALTYIFGLGRSRAIEILEKAQVSQDKKVQDWNDDEIGAIRDAVSFYKIEGELRSEVSLNIKRLMDIGCYRGIRHRSGLPLRGQRTKNNSRTRKGKRKTVANKKKATK, encoded by the coding sequence ATGGCAAGAATAGCAGGGGTAGATATCCCAAAAAATAAAAGAGGTGTTATAGCACTTACCTATATCTTTGGATTAGGAAGAAGTAGAGCTATTGAGATTTTAGAAAAAGCTCAAGTTAGCCAAGATAAAAAAGTTCAAGATTGGAATGATGATGAGATCGGAGCGATTCGTGATGCAGTTTCATTTTACAAAATTGAAGGAGAATTACGTTCTGAAGTTTCTTTGAACATCAAACGTTTAATGGATATTGGTTGTTACAGAGGTATCCGTCATAGATCTGGTCTTCCATTAAGAGGGCAAAGAACTAAAAACAACTCTAGAACAAGAAAAGGTAAAAGAAAAACTGTTGCTAACAAGAAAAAAGCAACTAAATAA